A stretch of Natator depressus isolate rNatDep1 chromosome 2, rNatDep2.hap1, whole genome shotgun sequence DNA encodes these proteins:
- the ZFAND1 gene encoding AN1-type zinc finger protein 1 isoform X1, which yields MAELAVGQHCAVEHCGQLDFLPFVCDGCSGVFCLQHRSRDSHGCSEVNIRSESMKSDEHQSYPCTYKGCNGKELLPVLCPYCKKQFCLRHRHQSDHECEKLDTPKPRMAATQKLVKDIIDSKKEEAVRSKRRKGAKNSETAAKVALIKLKMHACGDKSLPQTERIYFQVFLPKGSKEKSKPMFFCNKWSIGKVVDFAACLADLKNDNNKSTAKKLRLCHTASGEALPLDHTLATWLSNQDCPLYNGGNIILEYLDNEDQFIENTNSYLE from the exons atGGCGGAGCTGGCGGTCGGGCAGCACTGCGCGGTGGAGCACTGCGGCCAGCTGG ATTTTCTGCCCTTTGTATGTGATGGCTGTTCAGGAGTTTTTTG CCTTCAACATAGAAGCCGGGATTCTCATGGCTGTTCTGAG GTGAATATAAGAAGCGAGAGCATGAAATCTGACGAACACCAATCTTACCCATGCACGTATAAGGGCTGCAATGGAAAAGAGCTTTTACCAGTTTTATGCCCCTACTGCAAGAAACAGTTTTGCTTAAG ACACCGTCATCAGTCAGACCATGAGTGTGAGAAACTGGATACCCCTAAACCTCGCATGGCTGCTACCCAGAAGCTAGTTAAAGATATTATAG ATTCTAAAAAGGAGGAGGCAGTAAGAAGCAAAAGACGGAAAGGAGCAAAAAACAGTGAAACAGCGGCAAAGGTGGCACTAATAAAACTGAAAATGCACGCGTGTGGGGATAAGTCCTTGCCACAG ACAGAAAGAATTTACTTTCAAGTGTTTTTACCTAAGGGAAGCAAGGAGAAGAGCAAACCCATGTTCTTTTGCAATAAGTGGAGTATTGGCAAAGTAGTAGATTTTGCAGCTTGCTTAGCAGATCTTAAAAATGACAACAACAAGTCAACAGCCAAG AAATTAAGGCTGTGTCATACTGCATCTGGAGAAGCTTTGCCATTGGACCACACATTGGCTACTTGGCTATCCAATCAAGATTGTCCATTATATAATGGCGGAAACATTATTCTGGAATACCTTGATAATGAAGATCAGTTTATAGAAAATACAAATTCATATTTAGAGTAG
- the ZFAND1 gene encoding AN1-type zinc finger protein 1 isoform X2, with amino-acid sequence MKSDEHQSYPCTYKGCNGKELLPVLCPYCKKQFCLRHRHQSDHECEKLDTPKPRMAATQKLVKDIIDSKKEEAVRSKRRKGAKNSETAAKVALIKLKMHACGDKSLPQTERIYFQVFLPKGSKEKSKPMFFCNKWSIGKVVDFAACLADLKNDNNKSTAKKLRLCHTASGEALPLDHTLATWLSNQDCPLYNGGNIILEYLDNEDQFIENTNSYLE; translated from the exons ATGAAATCTGACGAACACCAATCTTACCCATGCACGTATAAGGGCTGCAATGGAAAAGAGCTTTTACCAGTTTTATGCCCCTACTGCAAGAAACAGTTTTGCTTAAG ACACCGTCATCAGTCAGACCATGAGTGTGAGAAACTGGATACCCCTAAACCTCGCATGGCTGCTACCCAGAAGCTAGTTAAAGATATTATAG ATTCTAAAAAGGAGGAGGCAGTAAGAAGCAAAAGACGGAAAGGAGCAAAAAACAGTGAAACAGCGGCAAAGGTGGCACTAATAAAACTGAAAATGCACGCGTGTGGGGATAAGTCCTTGCCACAG ACAGAAAGAATTTACTTTCAAGTGTTTTTACCTAAGGGAAGCAAGGAGAAGAGCAAACCCATGTTCTTTTGCAATAAGTGGAGTATTGGCAAAGTAGTAGATTTTGCAGCTTGCTTAGCAGATCTTAAAAATGACAACAACAAGTCAACAGCCAAG AAATTAAGGCTGTGTCATACTGCATCTGGAGAAGCTTTGCCATTGGACCACACATTGGCTACTTGGCTATCCAATCAAGATTGTCCATTATATAATGGCGGAAACATTATTCTGGAATACCTTGATAATGAAGATCAGTTTATAGAAAATACAAATTCATATTTAGAGTAG